Proteins from a single region of Ensifer adhaerens:
- the thrS gene encoding threonine--tRNA ligase: MSNPVSLTFPDGSVREYPFGTTGRDVAESISKSLAKKAVAITLDDELRDLSDPVTNGRLEIVVRDDKRSLELIRHDAAHVMAEAVQELWPGTQVTIGPVIDNGFYYDFARNEPFTPDDLPLIEKRMKEIIARNKPFTKEVWSRERARQVFADKGEAYKVELVDAIPEGQDLKIYYQGDWFDLCRGPHMASTGQIGTAFKLMKVAGAYWRGDSNNAMLTRIYGTAWHTQEELDQYLHVLAEAEKRDHRRLGREMDLFHFQEEGPGVVFWHGKGWRMFQTLVAYMRRRLANTYQEVNAPQVLDKSLWETSGHWGWYRDNMFKVTVAGDETDDERVFALKPMNCPGHIQIFKHGLKSYRELPVRLAEFGNVHRYEPSGALHGLMRVRGFTQDDAHVFCTDEQMAAECLRINDLILSVYEDFGFNEVVVKLSTRPEKRVGSDELWDRAESVMMDVLKTIEAQSEGRIKTGILPGEGAFYGPKFEYTLKDAIGREWQCGTTQVDFNLPERFGAFYIDKESEKRQPVMIHRAICGSMERFLGILIENFAGHMPLWVSPLQVVVATITSEADDYGREVAELLRDAGLTVETDFRNEKINYKVREHSVTKVPVIVVCGKREAEERSVNIRRLGSQAQTAMSLDEAIASLALEAMAPDLKRRAEKKARV, from the coding sequence ATGTCGAATCCTGTTTCCCTTACATTTCCTGATGGCTCTGTGCGCGAATATCCGTTCGGCACGACCGGCCGTGACGTGGCAGAATCGATTTCGAAGTCGCTCGCCAAGAAGGCCGTAGCGATTACACTCGACGACGAGCTGCGCGACCTGTCCGATCCGGTGACCAATGGCCGCCTTGAGATCGTCGTGCGCGACGACAAGCGTTCGCTCGAGCTCATCCGCCACGATGCCGCGCACGTGATGGCGGAGGCCGTGCAGGAACTGTGGCCGGGAACGCAGGTGACCATCGGCCCGGTCATCGACAATGGCTTCTACTACGACTTCGCCCGCAACGAGCCTTTCACGCCGGATGATCTGCCGCTGATCGAAAAGCGGATGAAGGAGATCATTGCCCGCAACAAGCCCTTCACCAAGGAAGTCTGGTCGCGCGAAAGGGCCCGTCAGGTCTTCGCCGACAAGGGCGAGGCCTACAAGGTCGAGCTCGTTGACGCGATCCCCGAGGGGCAGGATCTCAAGATCTACTACCAGGGCGACTGGTTCGATCTCTGCCGTGGCCCGCATATGGCCTCCACTGGCCAGATCGGCACCGCCTTCAAGCTGATGAAGGTGGCCGGCGCCTACTGGCGCGGCGACAGCAACAACGCGATGCTGACCCGCATCTATGGTACCGCCTGGCACACCCAGGAAGAGCTCGACCAGTACCTGCACGTGCTCGCCGAAGCCGAGAAGCGCGACCATCGTCGTCTCGGCCGCGAAATGGACCTGTTCCATTTCCAGGAAGAGGGTCCGGGCGTTGTCTTCTGGCATGGCAAGGGTTGGCGTATGTTCCAGACGCTGGTTGCCTATATGCGCCGGCGCCTCGCCAACACCTATCAGGAAGTCAACGCGCCGCAAGTGCTCGACAAGTCGCTCTGGGAAACCTCGGGCCACTGGGGCTGGTACCGCGACAACATGTTCAAGGTGACGGTTGCCGGCGATGAGACCGACGACGAACGCGTCTTCGCGCTGAAGCCGATGAACTGCCCGGGTCATATCCAGATCTTCAAGCACGGCCTGAAGTCCTATCGCGAACTTCCGGTTCGCCTTGCCGAGTTTGGTAACGTTCATCGCTATGAGCCATCGGGTGCGCTGCACGGCCTGATGCGCGTGCGCGGCTTTACCCAGGACGATGCCCACGTCTTCTGCACGGACGAGCAGATGGCGGCGGAATGCCTGCGCATCAACGATCTCATCCTGTCGGTCTACGAAGATTTCGGGTTTAACGAAGTGGTGGTCAAGCTCTCCACCCGTCCGGAAAAGCGCGTCGGTTCCGATGAACTCTGGGATCGCGCCGAAAGCGTGATGATGGACGTGCTGAAGACGATCGAGGCGCAGTCGGAAGGCCGCATCAAGACCGGCATCCTGCCGGGCGAGGGCGCTTTCTACGGCCCGAAGTTCGAATACACGCTGAAGGACGCGATCGGTCGCGAATGGCAGTGCGGCACGACGCAGGTCGACTTCAACCTGCCGGAGCGCTTCGGTGCCTTCTACATCGACAAGGAATCGGAAAAGCGCCAGCCTGTGATGATCCATCGCGCCATCTGCGGCTCGATGGAGCGCTTCCTCGGCATCCTGATCGAGAACTTCGCCGGCCACATGCCGCTCTGGGTATCGCCGCTGCAGGTGGTGGTCGCGACGATCACGTCTGAAGCGGACGACTACGGTCGCGAGGTTGCCGAGCTTCTGCGCGACGCCGGCCTCACCGTCGAGACCGACTTCCGCAACGAGAAGATCAACTACAAGGTCCGCGAACATTCGGTGACGAAGGTTCCGGTCATTGTCGTCTGCGGCAAGCGCGAAGCCGAGGAGCGTTCGGTCAACATCCGCCGTCTCGGGTCTCAGGCCCAGACCGCGATGTCGCTCGACGAGGCGATCGCCTCGCTTGCCTTGGAAGCGATGGCACCGGATCTCAAGCGCAGGGCTGAAAAGAAAGCCCGGGTTTAA
- a CDS encoding DUF2267 domain-containing protein, which translates to MPMPMEYRQASADFDRFILDARDLAGLQTTNQAYTMVQAVLQTFRRRLELEDAILFADVLPPVLRAIFVAEWDLEEPKSPFSGRVALTREVQALRPDHNVSPDSAIADVAAALRRNVDEAKLDRVLARLPAGAADFWRA; encoded by the coding sequence ATGCCCATGCCGATGGAATACCGCCAGGCCTCCGCGGATTTCGATCGCTTCATCCTCGATGCCCGTGATCTTGCCGGGCTGCAGACGACGAACCAGGCCTACACGATGGTGCAGGCGGTGCTGCAGACGTTTCGGCGGCGGCTGGAACTGGAGGATGCCATCCTGTTTGCAGATGTCTTGCCGCCGGTGCTGCGCGCCATCTTCGTTGCCGAGTGGGACCTCGAAGAGCCGAAGAGCCCGTTTTCGGGTCGCGTTGCTCTGACCCGCGAGGTGCAGGCGCTCCGACCTGATCACAATGTCTCGCCCGACAGCGCCATCGCCGATGTGGCTGCCGCCTTGCGTCGCAACGTCGACGAGGCAAAGCTTGACCGGGTTCTGGCCCGGTTGCCTGCGGGCGCCGCGGATTTCTGGCGCGCGTGA
- a CDS encoding lysophospholipid acyltransferase family protein produces the protein MQFKELSYANENDRRLKRWFIRSIEGLSGRNRYAKLYTRWRSDIVGKSDRVFGEMLQLIDVKLRTQGEWPPRHLPDTPIVIIANHPFGIGDGIAVLALAEQLGRPFRVLINNELLKVPEMAPYSLPVSFEETKEALAVNMATRHEALRLLKEGVTIVIFPAGGVATAPKGFGRAEDLPWKIFPAKLIQAARASVIPVYFEGQNGPFFHLASKISLTLRLSLLIREFRRLSGTTIAARIGRVLTPEDLGACGDRKDLLARIYDAVFSMAPPRRRFLKRTG, from the coding sequence GTGCAGTTCAAAGAGCTGTCCTACGCCAACGAAAACGACCGGCGCCTGAAGCGCTGGTTCATTCGCTCCATCGAAGGCCTGTCGGGCCGCAACCGCTACGCAAAGCTTTACACGCGCTGGCGGTCCGACATTGTCGGCAAGAGCGATCGCGTCTTCGGCGAGATGTTGCAGCTCATCGATGTGAAGCTGCGAACTCAGGGCGAGTGGCCGCCGCGGCACTTGCCCGACACGCCGATCGTCATCATCGCCAATCACCCCTTCGGCATCGGCGACGGCATCGCCGTTTTGGCGCTCGCCGAACAACTGGGCCGCCCGTTTCGCGTGCTCATCAACAACGAATTGCTGAAGGTGCCGGAAATGGCGCCCTATTCCCTGCCGGTATCGTTCGAGGAGACGAAGGAGGCGCTGGCCGTCAACATGGCGACGCGCCACGAGGCGTTACGCCTGCTGAAGGAAGGCGTGACGATCGTTATCTTTCCCGCCGGCGGCGTCGCGACCGCGCCGAAAGGTTTCGGTCGCGCCGAGGACCTGCCGTGGAAGATCTTTCCGGCGAAACTGATCCAGGCCGCACGGGCGAGCGTGATCCCGGTCTATTTCGAAGGGCAGAACGGGCCCTTTTTCCATCTGGCGAGCAAGATTTCGCTGACGCTGCGATTGTCGCTGCTGATCCGCGAGTTTCGCCGTCTGTCCGGTACGACGATCGCAGCGCGTATTGGTCGCGTGCTGACGCCGGAGGACCTCGGCGCCTGTGGCGATCGCAAGGATTTGCTGGCCCGTATCTACGACGCCGTCTTCTCTATGGCACCGCCGCGTCGGCGATTCCTGAAACGAACCGGTTGA
- a CDS encoding SDR family oxidoreductase produces MNVRTEATVAVTGIGGFVGRHVALFLLRQGYDVRGTVRDLARAEEIERSIRAAGGTEGAKLSFAEADLLAEPGWVDAFTGVSCVMHTASPFPARLPANEVELIDPARDGTLRVLTAARASGVRRVVLTSSVAAVIYGAGRAPYTEDDWTDPQSPLVTPYYRSKIFAERAAWDYAADNGPDLVVVNPGMVLGPLLGREIGTSVAVVRNLLRGGYPALPKFSVPIADVRDVADAHLRAMTVADAVGERFLIAGETLSLADIASVLRRKFPAHAAKLPKFILPNWLAGLAAPFDTGLRLIVRELGHDARISNEKARRVLGWQPRTAEEAVTTSVESLIGAGLV; encoded by the coding sequence ATGAACGTGAGGACCGAAGCAACCGTTGCTGTGACCGGCATAGGCGGCTTTGTCGGGCGCCACGTCGCGCTCTTCCTGTTACGGCAGGGCTACGACGTACGCGGCACCGTTCGTGATCTCGCGCGTGCAGAAGAGATCGAGCGATCAATCCGCGCCGCCGGCGGCACGGAAGGGGCCAAACTGAGTTTTGCCGAAGCGGACCTTTTGGCGGAACCAGGCTGGGTCGATGCCTTCACCGGCGTTTCCTGTGTCATGCACACGGCATCGCCGTTCCCGGCGCGACTGCCGGCAAATGAGGTGGAACTGATCGATCCGGCGCGGGACGGCACGCTGCGCGTCCTGACTGCTGCCCGCGCGTCCGGCGTTCGCCGCGTCGTGCTGACCTCTTCGGTCGCCGCGGTCATCTACGGGGCCGGTCGCGCGCCATACACCGAGGACGACTGGACCGATCCACAATCACCGCTGGTGACGCCCTACTACCGCTCGAAGATTTTTGCCGAGCGCGCGGCTTGGGACTATGCGGCCGATAACGGCCCCGACTTGGTGGTCGTCAACCCTGGCATGGTGCTCGGGCCGCTCCTCGGCCGTGAGATCGGCACCTCCGTTGCCGTGGTCCGCAACCTTTTGAGAGGTGGTTACCCGGCTTTGCCGAAGTTCAGCGTACCCATCGCCGATGTCCGTGACGTCGCCGATGCCCATCTCCGGGCAATGACCGTTGCCGATGCGGTTGGCGAGCGGTTCCTGATTGCTGGAGAGACGTTGTCTCTTGCCGACATCGCGTCAGTCCTGCGCCGCAAGTTTCCGGCGCATGCCGCCAAGCTGCCGAAGTTCATTCTGCCAAACTGGCTGGCAGGCTTGGCTGCGCCCTTTGATACTGGCTTGCGCCTGATCGTCCGGGAATTGGGACACGATGCCCGCATTTCCAACGAGAAGGCGCGGCGCGTTCTGGGTTGGCAGCCGCGAACCGCAGAAGAGGCGGTCACGACCAGCGTCGAAAGCCTGATCGGCGCTGGTCTGGTATGA
- a CDS encoding DUF1697 domain-containing protein, with translation MNSYVALLYSIVLGAGRRVVMADLRGMAEGLGYRSPRTLVATGNLVFEAGQSATRDLEPPLEKAFVETFGRHVDIIVRSDAGWLKLASSNPFHDEGEEDATRVHVRVMREPLTETALEGLRRYCVAGERLAIVDGDLWVHFSGKASESKLLGAMTTKRLGIGTFRNWNTVKGLAEMLRG, from the coding sequence ATGAACAGTTACGTTGCCTTGCTCTACAGCATTGTTCTTGGTGCCGGGCGGCGCGTCGTGATGGCCGATCTCAGAGGGATGGCCGAGGGCCTCGGCTATCGTTCGCCGCGAACCCTCGTTGCGACAGGCAATCTCGTGTTCGAGGCCGGACAGTCAGCGACCCGCGACCTCGAGCCGCCGCTTGAGAAGGCCTTTGTCGAAACATTCGGTCGGCATGTCGATATCATTGTCCGCTCCGATGCCGGTTGGCTGAAGCTTGCATCATCCAATCCTTTTCACGACGAAGGCGAAGAGGATGCAACGCGCGTTCATGTCCGCGTAATGCGCGAACCGCTGACGGAAACGGCACTCGAAGGACTTCGGCGCTACTGTGTCGCTGGCGAGCGTCTGGCAATCGTCGATGGCGATCTCTGGGTGCATTTCAGCGGCAAGGCCAGCGAATCGAAACTGCTGGGTGCGATGACGACCAAGCGTTTGGGCATTGGGACGTTTCGCAATTGGAACACCGTGAAGGGGCTCGCCGAGATGCTGCGCGGCTAG
- a CDS encoding aldolase, whose translation MKPLLIINSAASAVDVGAFNAFAGVIMDIGCDTEVLRSMARLAGRSFTLLARVEPLGLLDEEALNLLLDSDVDGIVLSGCRGRADIQQLDVMLRVAEAASGIAPNRVRIHAEYGGSPEGLLSPHPLTGSSPRLGALIFNGAALARSVGCLEPTSAPHQRVAAPILAGRAYVVLRASEAGVPAYEMLPATTDEAAARWAHSLSRDNGFASVVCNSIEQATIVKTA comes from the coding sequence ATGAAGCCGCTGTTGATCATCAATAGTGCGGCTTCGGCTGTGGATGTCGGCGCATTCAACGCGTTCGCCGGTGTCATCATGGATATCGGTTGCGACACCGAGGTATTGCGCAGCATGGCCCGTTTGGCAGGCCGCAGCTTTACGCTTCTTGCGCGCGTCGAACCGCTGGGACTGCTGGACGAAGAGGCGTTGAATTTGCTGCTCGACAGCGATGTCGACGGCATCGTGCTTTCCGGATGCCGCGGGCGCGCCGACATACAACAGCTCGATGTGATGTTGCGGGTTGCGGAAGCAGCCAGCGGCATTGCGCCCAACCGCGTCAGGATCCATGCGGAATATGGCGGCTCGCCGGAGGGCCTTTTATCGCCCCATCCGCTAACAGGCTCGTCGCCCCGTCTGGGGGCCCTGATCTTCAATGGTGCGGCGCTGGCAAGGTCCGTCGGCTGCCTTGAGCCGACCAGTGCTCCCCATCAGCGCGTCGCCGCACCGATCCTTGCCGGGAGAGCGTATGTCGTCCTGAGGGCGTCCGAAGCCGGTGTGCCCGCCTATGAGATGCTGCCTGCCACCACCGACGAAGCCGCGGCACGGTGGGCGCACTCACTGAGCCGAGACAACGGCTTTGCCTCGGTGGTCTGCAACTCGATCGAACAGGCAACCATTGTAAAGACCGCGTGA
- a CDS encoding flavin reductase family protein, protein MFYDTASNRHGLPHDPFKAIVSPRPIGWIGTRGGDGSHNLAPYSFFNAISDRPKLVMFSSSGYKDSVRNIEATGEFTASFASRSLAEAVNKTSIPAPHGESEFEIAGLTPVDGTLVKAPFVGEAFAALECRMTEMFQPKSLDGAVSDNYVVIGQVVGIHIREEAIRDGRFDMATVKPLARLGYMDYCDGGDVFQMIRPTR, encoded by the coding sequence ATGTTTTACGATACGGCCTCGAACCGTCACGGCTTGCCGCATGACCCCTTCAAGGCCATCGTTTCGCCGCGGCCGATCGGTTGGATCGGCACGCGCGGGGGCGACGGTTCGCACAACCTCGCGCCCTATTCTTTCTTCAACGCCATCAGCGATCGGCCGAAACTCGTGATGTTCTCATCGAGTGGCTACAAGGATTCGGTCCGCAACATCGAAGCGACGGGCGAGTTCACGGCGAGCTTCGCCAGCCGCAGTCTCGCCGAGGCCGTGAACAAGACGTCCATTCCCGCGCCGCACGGCGAGAGCGAATTCGAGATCGCCGGGCTCACGCCGGTCGATGGCACCTTGGTGAAGGCGCCTTTCGTCGGTGAGGCTTTTGCAGCACTCGAATGCCGAATGACGGAGATGTTTCAACCAAAGAGCCTGGATGGTGCAGTGTCCGACAACTACGTGGTCATCGGCCAGGTCGTCGGCATTCATATCCGCGAAGAAGCAATCCGTGACGGCCGCTTCGACATGGCGACGGTCAAGCCGCTCGCCCGCCTCGGCTACATGGACTATTGCGACGGCGGCGATGTCTTTCAGATGATCCGCCCGACACGCTGA
- a CDS encoding nitroreductase family protein — protein sequence MKTEIKLVDYLASRRSIPAFQMGEPGPSRAEVEEMLKLASRVPDHGKLAPWRFIVYRGEERARISAELKTMALAAKPDLSEEMIKVEETRLTRAPVVVAVVSTAAPHFKIPEWEQLMSAGAVCLNLLMAANALGYASNWLTEWFAFDERAYPLLGVNPGEKLAGFIHIGTAMVPPTERPRPELAEIVTWVGEGA from the coding sequence ATGAAAACCGAAATTAAGCTTGTTGATTATCTCGCGTCCCGTCGCTCGATCCCCGCGTTCCAGATGGGCGAACCTGGCCCCAGCAGGGCCGAGGTTGAGGAGATGCTGAAGCTCGCCTCTCGTGTTCCGGACCACGGCAAGCTCGCACCCTGGCGCTTTATCGTCTACCGCGGCGAGGAGAGGGCGCGCATCAGCGCCGAGCTGAAGACGATGGCGCTGGCAGCGAAGCCCGATCTCTCGGAAGAAATGATCAAGGTCGAGGAAACGCGGCTGACACGGGCACCAGTCGTGGTCGCCGTGGTCAGCACGGCCGCGCCGCATTTCAAGATTCCGGAATGGGAGCAATTGATGTCTGCCGGTGCCGTATGCCTCAACCTGCTGATGGCAGCAAACGCGCTTGGCTACGCCTCCAACTGGCTGACCGAATGGTTCGCCTTCGACGAGCGCGCCTATCCTTTGTTGGGCGTCAATCCGGGTGAGAAGCTGGCCGGTTTCATTCACATCGGCACTGCGATGGTGCCGCCGACGGAACGACCGCGGCCGGAGCTCGCCGAAATCGTCACCTGGGTTGGCGAGGGCGCCTGA
- the yidD gene encoding membrane protein insertion efficiency factor YidD, translating to MCGEPNCRHSPDNAAKLAVRGRNWDGPFRKTPGRLIGMALIRVYQLTLSSFIGNSCRHLPTCSEYGYEAIARHGFWAGGWMTLFRVARCGPGGTHGFDPVPERLEPGLVWYTPWRYWRLRPNVGQ from the coding sequence ATGTGCGGCGAACCGAATTGTCGGCATTCGCCGGATAACGCTGCGAAGCTGGCTGTGCGTGGCCGAAACTGGGATGGTCCGTTTCGCAAGACGCCGGGGCGGCTGATCGGGATGGCCCTGATCCGTGTCTATCAGCTCACGCTTTCGAGTTTCATCGGCAACTCGTGCCGGCACCTGCCGACCTGCTCGGAATACGGCTACGAGGCCATTGCCCGCCATGGTTTCTGGGCAGGAGGCTGGATGACGCTGTTTCGCGTGGCGCGCTGTGGCCCGGGCGGGACGCACGGCTTTGATCCGGTGCCGGAGCGGCTTGAGCCAGGCCTTGTATGGTACACGCCGTGGCGCTACTGGCGACTGCGGCCGAATGTTGGACAATAG
- a CDS encoding DUF2336 domain-containing protein, giving the protein MIIQAFLRWVETARTSERTRAASALGRAYVDAQLNGLDRRAAEMAMTFLLDDPSPKVRRALADALCGCSSVPRAIILGLAEDQPEIAYVVISRSPVLTDEDLVDLAARGTLETRALIAARSFVSRAVCAAIAEIGGEVEVLILLENTGANLSRRSLKRIAERLGCSAAIRDLLLARPDLPSDARHALVEEVGAALAAFGLVQMAIGQARVQRITREACDIAAVGMAGTLAVEELPGLVAHLRETGRLTPAFLLHALVTGRAEFFSAAIVDLSGVCEKRVRSILSGGRVHSIRALFESAGLGHDVSETFATAVLLWRQDTAAGSDNAASVSTALLARLRNERPSSVNTAMIDLLERLAFAEERQSARNYAELAARQAA; this is encoded by the coding sequence GTGATCATACAAGCATTTCTTCGCTGGGTGGAAACGGCAAGAACGAGTGAACGCACCCGCGCCGCCAGTGCGCTCGGTCGCGCCTATGTCGATGCGCAATTGAACGGGCTGGATCGCCGCGCCGCCGAGATGGCGATGACATTCCTGCTCGACGATCCGTCGCCCAAAGTTCGACGCGCGCTCGCTGACGCGCTTTGCGGCTGCTCTTCCGTTCCACGCGCCATCATTCTCGGCCTTGCCGAGGACCAGCCTGAAATTGCCTATGTCGTCATTTCCCGCTCGCCGGTCTTGACCGACGAGGATCTGGTCGATCTCGCGGCAAGAGGCACGCTCGAGACGCGCGCGCTGATCGCGGCGCGTAGCTTCGTCTCCCGTGCCGTGTGCGCCGCAATCGCTGAAATCGGCGGTGAGGTAGAGGTCCTGATCCTCCTGGAAAACACCGGCGCCAACTTGTCGCGCCGGTCCCTGAAGCGCATTGCCGAGCGTCTTGGCTGTTCGGCGGCTATCCGCGATCTGCTGCTTGCGCGCCCCGACCTGCCAAGCGATGCCCGTCACGCGCTGGTGGAAGAAGTCGGCGCGGCCTTGGCTGCCTTCGGCCTGGTGCAGATGGCGATCGGCCAAGCCCGGGTCCAGCGGATCACGCGAGAAGCCTGCGACATCGCTGCCGTCGGCATGGCCGGCACGCTGGCGGTGGAGGAATTGCCTGGCCTCGTGGCGCATCTGCGCGAGACCGGCCGCCTGACGCCTGCCTTCCTGCTCCACGCGCTCGTGACTGGCCGCGCGGAATTTTTCTCGGCGGCGATCGTCGATCTCTCCGGCGTTTGCGAGAAGCGCGTGCGTTCCATCCTGTCCGGCGGCCGCGTTCATTCGATCCGCGCTCTGTTCGAGAGCGCCGGCCTCGGTCACGACGTCAGCGAGACCTTCGCTACGGCCGTGCTTCTCTGGCGCCAGGACACTGCAGCTGGAAGCGACAATGCTGCTTCTGTCTCAACGGCGCTGCTTGCGCGGCTGCGGAACGAGCGACCGTCATCGGTCAATACCGCGATGATCGACCTGCTCGAACGCCTGGCATTTGCCGAGGAACGGCAGTCGGCCCGCAATTATGCGGAACTTGCGGCGCGGCAGGCCGCCTGA
- a CDS encoding GNAT family N-acetyltransferase — MPAVTIALEHPRQAQVARLLELSDAYAASLYPAESNHMVDLSSLEQPGVSFFVARRDDDIVGCCALVEAGDGTAEIKRMFVDSEARGLKVGKLLLQALEARAGELGYTAIRLETGIYQPEAIGLYKAAGYVERPPFGDYEPDPLSLFMEKTVRQAA; from the coding sequence TTGCCTGCCGTAACCATAGCCCTGGAGCATCCACGCCAAGCTCAGGTCGCGCGTCTGCTGGAACTCTCCGACGCCTATGCCGCTTCGCTTTACCCCGCCGAAAGCAACCACATGGTCGACCTCTCGAGCCTGGAGCAGCCGGGGGTCTCCTTCTTCGTGGCGCGGCGTGACGACGATATCGTCGGTTGCTGCGCTCTGGTGGAAGCAGGCGACGGCACGGCGGAGATCAAGCGTATGTTCGTGGATTCGGAGGCGAGGGGGCTGAAGGTCGGTAAGCTGCTGTTGCAGGCGCTGGAGGCCCGGGCGGGTGAACTCGGCTACACGGCAATTCGCCTCGAAACCGGGATCTATCAGCCCGAGGCGATCGGACTTTACAAGGCGGCCGGCTACGTTGAGCGTCCGCCCTTTGGCGACTATGAGCCGGATCCGCTCAGCCTGTTCATGGAAAAAACCGTTCGCCAGGCGGCATGA